ATGACAATTTCAATCTTGGAGTTTACAGAAGTTTGGTGAAAGTACTGAATCCCCACTCAGGTATTTAGGTCAAGTTTATGATTTCTAAAAGGCAGGAAGTCCTCAGCTGAAATCTAATTTACAGAATACTATCATAAGGAGtaataaacagagaaagagataagtTTAGCAAAGAGGAATGAGTTACCTGATGGTGTAAAATAACTTAATCTGAACTAAatagattggaaaaaaaattgcaactaCAGATgacacaaattaaaatattatgacaatttttctggatttttctttgtttcttttttatgactttcATATACCATATATTATTCTTTTGGAATGCCTGAATTTATGACACTTCAGAAATGAAATACTAGAGTTGCACTCAGTGAAATTTTGAGTACAAATTATATGAGCAAGGTTTTAGAGGCTGTTACTGCTGACTAGTGTAACACTGAAGGAGGTTGGGTGATGGGAACAACACATGTATGGACAATCTCAAGCAAATAGGTATCTCATGTAAGATTATaacctttatttctcattttttcttatttttttatttatttattatttatttatttatttattttgaagtcagCAATGAAAAACCACAGCACAGTAACAACTTTTATTCTTCTTGGACTGACTGATAATCCACAATTACAAgtgatcatttttcttctccttcttttcaccTACATGTTGAGTGTCAGTGGGAATCTAACCATAATCACCCTCACCCTACTGGACTCTCATCTAAAGAcacccatgtatttcttcctccgaagtttctcatttttagaaatcTCATTCACAACTGTCTGCATCCCCAGATTTCTTGCCAGTATGGCAACAGGTGATAAGTCCATTTCTTACAATAGTTGTGCAACACAGCTGTTTTTTACTATTGTCTTGGGTGCaattgaattttttcttctagctGCCATGTcttatgaccgctatgtggccatctgcaaaccccTGCATTACACCACCATCATGAGTGACAGAGTCTGCAACTTGTTGGTCCTTGCTTCATGGTTGGCTGGTTTTATAGTAATTGTTCCACCACTCCTTGTGGGTCTCCAGCTAGATTTCTGTGCAGACAACGCTATAGatcatttcttctgtgatttttctc
This genomic interval from Mustela erminea isolate mMusErm1 chromosome 6, mMusErm1.Pri, whole genome shotgun sequence contains the following:
- the LOC116592462 gene encoding olfactory receptor 6C74 — its product is MKNHSTVTTFILLGLTDNPQLQVIIFLLLLFTYMLSVSGNLTIITLTLLDSHLKTPMYFFLRSFSFLEISFTTVCIPRFLASMATGDKSISYNSCATQLFFTIVLGAIEFFLLAAMSYDRYVAICKPLHYTTIMSDRVCNLLVLASWLAGFIVIVPPLLVGLQLDFCADNAIDHFFCDFSPILQLSCTDTDVIDLMAFLSAILTLLVTLILVILSYANIIRTILKIPSSQQRKKAFSTCSSHMVVVSISYGSCIFMYVKPSAKDRVSLNKGIALLSTSVTPMLNPFIYTLRNKQVQDAFKHMIKKIEIFSVK